In a genomic window of Sardina pilchardus chromosome 20, fSarPil1.1, whole genome shotgun sequence:
- the LOC134067736 gene encoding uncharacterized protein C14orf132, which yields MDLSFMAAQIPVMTGAFMDSSPNDDYSTEHSLFNSSASVHVATASASSAQAPPDDQQQMSSDAIWLWIAIVATIGNIVVVGVVYAFTF from the coding sequence atCCCTGTGATGACAGGTGCCTTCATGGACTCCTCACCCAACGACGACTACAGCACGGAGCACTCCCTCTTCAACTCCTCGGCCAGCGTTCACGTGGCGACGgcctccgcctcctccgcccAGGCCCCGCCCGACGACCAGCAGCAGATGTCCAGCGACGCCATCTGGCTCTGGATCGCCATCGTGGCCACCATCGGCAACATCGTCGTGGTCGGGGTGGTCTACGCCTTCACCTTCTGA